CCGGGTCACCTCGCGGGTGCCCTTGCTGTCCAGGCTGCCGGCGGGCTCGTCCGCGAGCAGCAGGGGCGGATGGTTCACCAGGGCCCGGGCCAGCGCCACCCGCTGCTGCTCGCCACCGGACAGCTCGCCGGGCATGCTCCGCTCCTTGCCCGTCAGGCCGAGCTCGGCCAGCAGCTCCTCCCGCTCCGCGCGGGCCCGCTTGGGGGAGACCCCGGCCAGCAGCGCGGGCAGTTCGACGTTGTCGGCGACGGACAGGTTGGAGACCAGGTTGAAGAACTGGAAGACGACGCCGATACGGCGCCGCCGCGCCACGGCCCACTGCGCTTCGCTGTAGCCGTCCGTGCACACGCCGTCCAACCAGATGCTGCCGCTGTCCGGCCGCTGGAGGCCGCCCAGCAGATGCAGCAGCGTCGACTTC
The sequence above is a segment of the Streptomyces asoensis genome. Coding sequences within it:
- a CDS encoding ABC transporter ATP-binding protein translates to MKDTATPALRAESLVKTHHGEGAPAHAVRGVDLCVRQGEFVAVTGPSGAGKSTLLHLLGGLQRPDSGSIWLDGVCTDGYSEAQWAVARRRRIGVVFQFFNLVSNLSVADNVELPALLAGVSPKRARAEREELLAELGLTGKERSMPGELSGGEQQRVALARALVNHPPLLLADEPAGSLDSKGTREVTRLLSRFHQRGQTILLVTHDARMASTADRVISFFDGRIADDAALDGTPSPGKGISAVLELKD